The following coding sequences are from one Manis pentadactyla isolate mManPen7 chromosome 13, mManPen7.hap1, whole genome shotgun sequence window:
- the SHROOM1 gene encoding protein Shroom1, which yields MGVQGLEECWKRSSWRESWSRGAEVSGRSVSLARLEKNGVAVWSLSGSGPPPALGTCAAGRRRKRAGGPRPPSSPSSPAPPAGSHSSVPAGEPVSGHLWAPRGQCRRPRPRGWTWRPPAAAGGWGPDVTARRRASRRASRPGAQVRDEAGRLAVRAGLRGTGCRAVPRCWTRRRVRAARAGSGSALPEGSGPRRTAGLRGALRRSSQRDPRSRPSALPSRCPLLSPLSPTVNPARKAEKCPAQRPSALLAAPGPAVPPPRVPLPPPAVARPEPLPSLGRLASQSLKPQVCGPPHPVRMRPASRIFCARSTEREPLDTLACGLERCCTGCGTSATWLSTLEEPAGCPDPHPELLNPHAVFHQAPRSWPASAFAHGGPGSWGCPHLPSLVHSQLGSAAAVCTRRLGLQLLLRSLWWSRATHAVTWDRCPCLPPLGERARGVGRPGPRRAHRCPAHIPAAPARSRGTQWAATPRSPEDPRAAQPADHPAAVPADRGGEDCSAGHRATQATGLTGRLPPAAAGSAAASAPGDVLPAQGAPHEPASPPAALRTRTAPGGAPALRIAQPPGRGSGIGVLWGFRATNCTKSFLPGHCGQYGVPASRVLNQKEAAVACPAEGLQSSPARVRRVSESCMVSARPPSLPDNEVFLEEAPLVRMRSLPDSHVPPELPTNVHASDQQYGAGLGQRADHAAVPQECSLNEHPEIAVIDDCWQGIDGSVGVSRFWYSPPGTANGDIPTFDPTGLLTTDPHTAAENEPFKSFPVDTLGPPGNDSPETPSHIALAWGTGQPGSRSTWSSPRLKELVQELAGLDPSLSDTINSYPSPEPPVGLLDGLIPLTEVRAAMKPDCGEIGEEAAGPSEAGYLFCSTQLLPTSQEETRPENLSTHPVPDQPCGQGLPEPSNSIQVKKVELAHLLQKMLQVLQAEQEQLQGAAQEWARRGAALEAAVGQACAPHELEQFSEFMADLERVLGLLLLLGSRLDRVRSALARAVADCDPDEQASLLQRLGLLEQQQEDAKELKRHVAQRERALREVLVQALSAAELHAYSALLAGKAAVLAQQRSLDERVRLLQDQLDTVRSNLSHPPPPHRPTWPPGTRPSNKPPSSPAPLT from the exons ATGGGAGTGCAAGGGTTGGAAGAGTGTTGGAAACGGAGCAGCTGGAGGGAGAGCTGGTCAAGGGGTGCAGAGGTATCAGGAAGGTCTGTTTCCTTGGCCAGGCTTGAAAAGAATGGGGTGGCCGTCTGGAGCCTCTCGGGGTCCGGGCCACCACCGGCGCTGGGGACTTGCGCGGCCGGCCGGCGCCGGAAGCGGGCGGGAGGGCCGAGGCCGCCGTCCTCCCCATCCTCTCCCGCTCCCCCTGccgggagccacagctctgtgcCGGCGGGGGAACCGGTGAGCGGCCATCTCTGGGCCCCACGTGGGCAGTGCCGCCGCCCCCGTCCCCGGGGCTGGACGTGGCGCCCCCCCGCGGCGGCCGGAGGCTGGGGCCCTGATGTCACGGCGCGGCGCCGGGCTTCCCGCCGCGCGTCCCGGCCGGGAGCGCAGGTACGCGACGAGGCGGGGCGCCTGGCAGTGCGGGCCGGGCTGCGGGGAACGGGGTGCCGCGCGGTCCCGAGGTGCTGGACGCGGCGCCGAGTCCGGGCCGCGCGAGCGGGGTCGGGGTCTGCGCTCCCAGAGGGCTCGGGGCCCCGCCGGACggccgggctgcggggggcgCTCCGGAGGTCCTCCCAACGCGACCCCCGGTCGCGCCCTTCGGCCCTCCCATCGCGCTGTCCCCTACTGTCACCTCTTTCCCCGACGGTGAACCCAGCCCGAAAGGCCGAGAAGTGCCCCGCGCAGCGGCCATCCGCCCTCCTGGCGGCCCCAGGCCCTGCTGTCCCGCCGCCCCGCGTGCCTCTACCGCCCCCTGCGGTGGCCAGGCCggagcccctcccctccctcggCCGCCTTGCCTCTCAGAGCTTGAAGCCCCAGGTATGTGGTCCTCCTCACCCCGTACGTATGCGGCCAGCATCTCGAATTTTCTGCGCGCGCAGCACAGAGCGAGAGCCTCTGGACACTCTTGCATGTGGGCTGGAGCGATGCTGCACGGGGTGCGGGACCAGCG CAACCTGGCTGTCCACGTTGGAGGAGCCAGCAGGCTGTCCTGACCCTCACCCAGAGCTCCTTAACCCTCATGCTGTGTTCCACCAGGCCCCACGGAGCTGGCCAGCCTCAGCATTCGCCCATGGAGGCCCTGGGTCCTGGGGATGTCCGCACCTCCCCAGCCTCGTCCACTCGCAGCTTGGATCTGCGGCGGCTGTCTGCACGCGCCGACTCGGCCTACAGCTCCTTCTCCGCAGCCTCTGGTGGTCCCGAGCCACACACGCTGTCACCTGGGACCGGTGTCCTTGCTTACCTCCACTGGGAGAACGTGCGCGTGGTGTGGGGCGGCCCGGCCCCCGCCGCGCCCACCGCTGCCCTGCACACATCCCCGCAGCCCCGGCCCGCAGCCGCGGTACGCAGTGGGCCGCGACCCCCAGAAGTCCGGAGGACCCCCGGGCCGCTCAGCCGGCAGACCACCCCGCTGCTGTACCCGCTGACCGCGGAGGCGAAGACTGCAGCGCGGGCCACCGAGCCACCCAGGCCACCGGCCTGACGGGCCGCCTACCGCCAGCGGCTGCAGGGAGCGCAGCGGCGAGTGCTCCGGGAGACGTCCTTCCAGCGCAAGGAGCTCCGCATGAGCCCGCCAGCCCGCCGGCGGCCCTCCGCACCCGCACGGCCCCCGGCGGCGCACCCGCGCTCCGCATCGCTCAGCCACCCGGGCGGGGAAGTGGAATCGGCGTGCTCTGGGGCTTCCGCGCCACAAACTG CACCAAGAGCTTCCTTCCTGGTCACTGTGGTCAGTATGGGGTCCCTGCTTCCAGAGTCCTAAATCAGAAGGAAGCTGCAGTGGCATGTCCTGCAGAGGGCCTCCAGAGCAGTCCTGCGCGTGTGCGGAGGGTCTCAGAGAGCTGTATGGTGTCTGCCCGGCCCCCATCCCTTCCTGATAATGAAGTTTTCCTGGAAGAAGCCCCGCTGGTCAGGATGAGGTCACTTCCAGACTCTCATGTGCCCCCAGAGCTCCCAACCAA TGTACATGCCTCTGACCAGCAGTATGGAGCTGGCTTGGGCCAACGAGCTGACCATGCTGCAGTCCCCCAAGAGTGCTCCCTCAACGAACACCCAGAGATTGCAGTGATAGATGACTGCTGGCAGGGGATAGATGGTTCTGTGGGTGTCTCCAGGTTCTGGTATAGCCCCCCAGGAACTGCAAATGGTGACATCCCAACCTTTGACCCCACTGGACTGCTAACTACTGACCCCCACACAGCTGCAGAGAATGAGCCTTTCAAATCTTTCCCAGTTGATACCCTGGGACCTCCAGGCAATGATTCCCCAGAGACTCCCTCCCACATTGCTCTAGCTTGGGGCACTGGCCAGCCTGGTTCCAGGTCAACATGGTCCAGTCCGCGCCTCAAGGAACTGGTTCAGGAGCTGGCCGGACTGGATCCCTCTCTGAGTGACACTATTAACTCCTATCCCAGCCCAGAGCCACCTGTGGGGCTTCTGGATGGGCTGATTCCTTTAACTGAGGTCAGGGCTGCAATGAAGCCAGATTGTGGGGAGATTGGAGAGGAGGCTGCTGGTCCTTCCGAGGCAGG CTATCTCTTTTGCTCCACCCAGCTCCTGCCAACCTCTCAGGAGGAGACAAGGCCTGAAAACCTTAGTACCCACCCTGTGCCTGACCAGCCATGTGGCCAGGGTCTCCCTGAGCCAAGTAACAGCATCCAAGTCAAGAAA GTGGAGCTAGCTCACCTCCTCCAAAAGATGCTGCAGGTCCTTCAGGCTGAGCAGGAACAGCTGCAGGGGGCGGCCCAGGAGTGGGCCAGGCGTGGGGCTGCTCTGGAGGCTGCAGTGGGCCAGGCCTGTGCACCCCATGAGCTAGAGCAGTTCAGCGAGTTCATGGCTGACCTAGAGCGGGTGCTTGGCCTCCTTCTGCTGCTTGGCAGTCGCCTGGACCGCGTGCGCAGTGCCCTGGCTCGGGCTGTTGCAGACTGTGACCCTGATGAACAG gcctctctcctgcaGCGACTGGGGCTCctggagcagcagcaggaagaTGCCAAGGAGCTGAAGAGGCATGTGGCACAGCGTGAGCGGGCCCTGCGGGAGGTGCTGGTGCAGGCCCTCTCAGCTGCAGAGCTGCACGCCTACAGTGCCCTGCTGGCGGGCAAGGCCGCGGTCCTGGCCCAGCAGCGCAGCCTGGACGAGCGGGTCCGACTCCTTCAGGATCAACTGGACACCGTCAGGAGCAACCTTagccatcctcccccaccccacaggccCACCTGGCCCCCAGGAACCCGCCCTTCCAATaaacctccctcctccccagctcccctcACCTAG